A window of Raineyella sp. W15-4 contains these coding sequences:
- the sufU gene encoding Fe-S cluster assembly sulfur transfer protein SufU yields the protein MNVEEMYQEIILDHYKEKHHSGLRDPYAAEVYHVNPSCGDEITLRVALDGDTITDVSYDGQGCSISQASTSVMTDLVIGRSIEGSQLLYQHFKEMMESQGRIEPDEDEFEDGIAFAGVSKFPARVKCALLSWSALRDALIRATADTPATGPATARTAAPRSAAHEPARKEPAMKEDRV from the coding sequence GTGAACGTCGAGGAGATGTACCAGGAGATCATCCTGGACCACTACAAGGAGAAGCACCACAGCGGCCTGCGCGATCCGTACGCCGCCGAGGTGTATCACGTCAACCCGAGCTGTGGTGACGAGATCACCCTGCGGGTAGCCCTCGACGGCGACACCATCACCGACGTGTCGTACGACGGGCAGGGCTGCTCGATCTCGCAGGCCTCCACGTCGGTGATGACCGACCTGGTGATCGGGCGCAGCATCGAGGGCTCCCAGCTGCTCTACCAGCACTTCAAGGAAATGATGGAGTCGCAGGGCCGGATCGAACCCGACGAGGACGAGTTCGAGGACGGCATCGCTTTCGCCGGCGTGTCGAAGTTCCCGGCCCGGGTCAAGTGCGCGCTGCTGAGCTGGTCCGCGCTGCGGGACGCGCTGATCCGCGCGACCGCCGACACACCGGCCACGGGCCCCGCGACGGCACGGACTGCTGCGCCGCGATCCGCCGCACACGAGCCTGCCAGGAAGGAACCCGCCATGAAGGAGGACCGGGTATGA
- a CDS encoding metal-sulfur cluster assembly factor: MGDAPAGSTAVPTAGPEGITASPVPEVEEAPAVIGASSLSRLSEDEVLEALKDVVDPELGINVVDLGLIYGVHVEEDSSVVVDMTLTSAACPLTDMIEDQADAALEGMVNALHINWVWMPPWTAAKITDDGRDQLRAMGFNV, encoded by the coding sequence ATGGGCGACGCCCCGGCCGGGTCCACCGCCGTCCCGACCGCCGGCCCGGAGGGGATCACCGCCTCCCCGGTGCCCGAGGTCGAGGAAGCACCTGCCGTGATCGGGGCGTCCTCGCTGTCCCGGCTGTCCGAGGACGAGGTGCTCGAGGCACTCAAGGACGTCGTCGACCCCGAACTCGGGATCAACGTCGTCGACCTCGGGCTGATCTACGGTGTGCACGTGGAGGAGGACTCGAGCGTCGTCGTCGACATGACGCTGACGAGTGCCGCCTGCCCGTTGACCGATATGATCGAGGACCAGGCGGATGCCGCCCTCGAGGGGATGGTCAACGCCCTGCACATCAACTGGGTGTGGATGCCGCCGTGGACGGCGGCGAAGATCACCGACGACGGTCGCGACCAGCTACGTGCGATGGGGTTCAACGTCTGA